One genomic region from Epinephelus fuscoguttatus linkage group LG8, E.fuscoguttatus.final_Chr_v1 encodes:
- the LOC125893687 gene encoding zinc finger protein 706 — protein sequence MARGHQKFQSQQKNAKKQADIKKSKGHDQKAAAKAALVYTCTVCRTQMPDPKTFKQHFESKHPKAPMPPELVGVEA from the exons ATGGCCCGTGGGCACCAGAAGTTCCAGTCCCAGCAGAAGAATGCCAAAAAGCAGGCAGACATCAAGAAGAGTAAAGGCCATGACCAGAAGGCAGCAGCAAAGGCTGCTTTAGTATACACCTGCACCGTGTGTCGG ACACAGATGCCCGACCCAAAGACCTTCAAGCAGCACTTTGAAAGCAAACATCCAAAGGCCCCAATGCCCCCGGAGCTGGTTGGTGTGGAGGCGTAA
- the LOC125893713 gene encoding grainyhead-like protein 2 homolog translates to MDLDSKRLLVVVPNEALVPSRRVFSSEDEAWRSYLENPLTAATKAMMSINGDEDSAAALGLLYDYYKVPRERRRTSSGVKPTDPSAAAPENCGSLEILEHHLQALRSMPVNLSLNNSATTEHQGSKYGATCLTGDTRGGDGKGGGGVTRALVKTEGQTSMGVSCSGGSYREEPREQIRMVYEQSHYNLSCAGYLKEEQRSTPDSTYEDTVEGEMYHTSPSSGVDEFHHSLPLHSFQYYLEASMSLRPRQGEGPMAYLNRGQFYALTLSKASFGSSLCQPRGKVPVSGPTASHGPDGGPSSNKQCTMEGSELQGDTIVQSVIMVVFGEDKCRDEQLKNWKYWHSRQHTAKQRVLDIADYKESFSTIGNVEEIAYNAVSFTWDVSEVAKVFISVNCLSTDFSSQKGVKGMPLIIQIDTYNYNSCRSRPIHRAFSQIKVFCDKGAERKLRDEEKKQLRKRMKGKNGSSGPTSPPLKRADNTLFRTTLDLDSQPVLFIPDVHFGNLQRAGQVFAFNTEEVDGDGSVVVKRKSCVAEDDVCSPQSKKSKVELERKVLLYVRKECDEVFDALMLRTPTLKALMEAISEKYAVPVDKMAKVYQKSKKGVLVNMDDTIVQHYSNEDTFILAIESSADSFCITLSEI, encoded by the exons ATGGACCTGGACAG TAAACGCCTGTTGGTGGTGGTACCAAATGAAGCGCTGGTACCCTCTCGCAGGGTGTTCAGCAGCGAGGATGAGGCGTGGAGGAGTTACTTGGAGAACCCACTGACTGCTGCCACTAAGGCCATGATGAGCATCAATGGAGATGAGGACAGCGCAGCAGCACTGGGACTGCTGTACGATTACTACAAG GTCCCCAGAGAGAGGAGACGCACCTCCAGTGGTGTTAAACCCACAGACCCCTCTGCTGCTGCACCTGAAAACTGTGGGAGCTTGGAGATACTAGAGCACCATCTTCAGGCACTCAGATCCATGCCTGTCAACCTCTCCCTAAACAACAGCGCCACCACAGAACATCAAGGCTCCAAATACGGAGCCACCTGCCTCACAGGTGACACCAGAGGAGGAGATGGTAAAGGTGGAGGTGGGGTGACTCGGGCTCTGGTGAAAACAGAGGGCCAGACGTCCATGGGAGTGTCCTGTTCTGGAGGTTCCTACCGAGAAGAACCCAGAGAGCAGATAAGGATGGTTTATGAGCAGAGCCACTATAATTTGTCCTGTGCGGGGTATTTGAAAGAGGAACAGAGAAGCACTCCAGACAGCACATATGAGGACACTGTGGAAGGAGAG ATGTACCACACAAGTCCCTCCTCAGGAGTTGATGAATTTCACCACAGCCTGCCACT TCACAGCTTCCAGTACTATCTGGAGGCCAGCATGTCTCTGCGGCCTCGACAGGGAGAAGGACCCATGGCCTACCTGAACCGGGGCCAGTTCTATGCTCTGACACTGTCGAAGGCTAGCTTCGGTTCGTCCTTATGTCAGCCCAGAGGCAAAGTGCCGGTGAGTGGGCCAACGGCATCACATGGACCTGATGGGGGCCCATCCAGTAATAAACAATGCACCATGGAAGGCTCTGAGCTGCAGGGGGACACTATTGTGCAG AGTGTTATCATGGTTGTCTTTGGGGAAGACAAGTGCAGAGACGAGCAGCTAAAGAATTGGAAATACTGGCACTCCCGCCAGCACACTGCTAAACAGAGAGTCCTGGACATTG CCGACTACAAGGAGAGCTTCAGCACGATCGGGAACGTGGAGGAAATCGCCTACAATGCTGTCTCTTTCACATGGGATGTCAGTGAAGTAGCTAAG GTCTTTATCTCAGTGAACTGTCTGAGCACAGACTTCTCCTCACAGAAGGGCGTGAAGGGGATGCCTCTGATAATCCAGATCGACACCTACAATTACAATAGCTGCAGGAGCAGGCCGATCCACAGGGCCTTCTCTCAGATTAAGGTCTTCTGCGACAAG GGTGCTGAGAGGAAGCTTCGTGATGAGGAGAAGAAACAGCTCAGGAAGAGGATGAaag GGAAAAATGGCAGCTCAGGGCCAACCTCTCCTCCCTTAAAGAGGGCAGACAACACACTGTTCAGAACCACGCTAGACCTGGACTCCCAGCCTGTACTCTTCATTCCTGACGTCCACTTTGGAAACCTGCAGAGAGCCGGCCAG GTGTTTGCTTTCAACACTGAAGAGGTTGACGGAGATGG gAGTGTTGTGGTTAAAAGGAAGTCATGTGTTGCTGAGGATGATGTCTGTTCACCTCAGTCCAAGAAGTCCAAAGTAGAACTGGAAAGGAAAG TTCTGCTCTATGTGAGGAAGGAGTGTGATGAAGTGTTTGATGCCTTAATGCTTCGTACCCCAACCCTTAAAGCACTGATGGAGGCA ATCTCAGAGAAATACGCAGTGCCTGTTGACAAGATGGCCAAAGTTtaccaaaaaagcaaaaaagg AGTCCTGGTGAACATGGATGACACCATCGTCCAGCACTACTCCAACGAGGACACCTTCATCCTGGCTATCGAGAGCTCAGCAGACTCCTTTTGTATCACTCTGTCAGAAATCTGA